In Methanoculleus sp. 7T, the following are encoded in one genomic region:
- a CDS encoding manganese efflux pump MntP, with protein MDLLSVLLISVGLAMDATAVSIAGGVTVREGRVRTALVLALLFGVFQTGMAVAGWFAGTLLYSFISGIDHWIAFLLLAFIGGKMVMEGLKGEDGEEIAFGSAAVLL; from the coding sequence ATCTCCTCTCAGTCCTTCTCATCTCTGTCGGCCTCGCCATGGACGCCACCGCCGTCTCCATCGCAGGCGGGGTGACCGTGAGGGAGGGGCGGGTGCGGACAGCACTCGTCCTCGCCCTCCTCTTCGGCGTCTTCCAGACCGGGATGGCCGTCGCCGGGTGGTTCGCCGGGACACTCCTCTACTCGTTCATCTCAGGCATCGACCACTGGATCGCCTTCCTCCTCCTCGCCTTCATCGGTGGGAAGATGGTCATGGAAGGACTCAAAGGGGAGGACGGCGAGGAAATCGCCTTCGGCAGCGCCGCCGTCCTCCTCAT